One window of Nicotiana tomentosiformis chromosome 11, ASM39032v3, whole genome shotgun sequence genomic DNA carries:
- the LOC104113849 gene encoding protein NUCLEAR FUSION DEFECTIVE 4-like, with translation MVNIKGGTRPPWVGLGAAVWLQIASGNAYNFPLYSHSLKSVLGFNQQQLTMLGVANDIGENVGLIPGLVCNKFPPWVVLLIGSFACFFGYGVLWLSLSQTVQNLPYWLLWIALCVATNSSAWFSTTVLVTNMRNFPLSRGTVAGVLKGYGGLSAAVYTEVYSALLRNSSSKLLLFLALGVPTLSLLMMYFIRPCTPSLGDDSAESYHFLFVQVASIVLGVYVLTTTILEDIFSLNVLVSYTFLGIMVLLLMAPLAIPLKMTFYPSNRGKLSVPDVSDQDNVSADKSEPLLTPSSSSANLGSFNEGDEISEVDMLLAEGEGAVKKKRRPRRGEDFKFKEALVKADFWLLFLVYFFGVGSGVTVLNNLAQIGIAQGLHDTKILLSLFSFCNFVGRLGGGVVSEYFVRLKAVPRTVWMTCTQVVMIITYLLFASALNGTLYAATALLGVCYGVQFTTMVPTASELFGLKHFGMIFNFMSLGNPLGAYLFSGLLAGFLYDNEAAKQHSATCLGPNCFRVTFLILAGVCGIGTMLSIVLTMRIKPVYQMLYAGGSFRLPQSSNH, from the exons ATGGTGAACATTAAAGGAGGAACAAGACCACCATGGGTAGGATTAGGAGCTGCAGTTTGGTTGCAAATAGCTTCTGGAAATGCATATAATTTCCCCCTTTATTCTCATTCATTAAAATCAGTTCTTGGTTTTAATCAACAGCAGCTTACTATGCTTGGAGTTGCAAATGATATAGGAGAAAATGTTGGACTTATTCCTGGACTTGTTTGTAATAAGTTCCCACCTTGGGTTGTTCTTTTAATTGGTTCTTTTGCTTGTTTCTTTGGTTATGGTGTTCTTTGGCTTTCACTTAGTCAAACTGTTCAGAACTTGCCTTATTGGCTG TTATGGATTGCACTTTGTGTTGCCACGAATAGCAGTGCTTGGTTCAGCACAACTGTGCTTGTGACTAATATGAGAAACTTTCCTCTAAGCCGGGGCACTGTTGCTGGGGTTCTTAAAGGCTACGGAGGGCTAAGCGCTGCAGTGTATACGGAAGTCTACAGTGCATTGCTTCGCAATTCTTCTTCTAAGCTCTTGCTCTTCCTTGCACTAGGGGTTCCTACCTTAAGTTTATTGATGATGTACTTTATTAGGCCTTGTACTCCATCTTTAGGCGATGATTCTGCAGAGTCATACCACTTTTTGTTTGTTCAAGTAGCTAGTATTGTGCTCGGTGTCTATGTTTTAACAACAACAATTTTGGAAGACATATTTTCGTTAAATGTCCTCGTTTCTTATACTTTTCTCGGTATCATGGTGCTCCTTCTAATGGCTCCACTAGCCATTCCTTTGAAGATGACCTTTTATCCCTCAAACCGTGGCAAGCTGAGCGTGCCCGATGTATCAGACCAAGACAATGTCAGTGCAGATAAATCAGAACCCTTGTTAACACCATCATCATCCTCAGCAAACCTAGGAAGCTTTAACGAGGGAGACGAAATCTCTGAAGTGGATATGCTTCTGGCTGAAGGGGAAGGCGCAGTAAAGAAAAAGAGGAGGCCAAGAAGAGGCGAAGATTTCAAGTTCAAAGAAGCTTTGGTCAAGGCAGATTTCTGGCTTTTGTTTTTGGTTTACTTTTTCGGTGTGGGTTCTGGGGTTACTGTTCTCAATAATCTGGCACAGATAGGAATAGCTCAAGGTCTTCATGATACAAAGATTCTGTTATCGCTCTTCAGTTTCTGCAACTTCGTGGGTCGTCTTGGTGGAGGAGTTGTATCAGAATATTTTGTCAG GTTAAAAGCAGTACCGAGAACAGTTTGGATGACGTGCACACAAGTAGTAATGATCATTACCTACCTTCTGTTTGCGTCTGCACTTAATGGTACCTTGTATGCAGCGACAGCGTTACTAGGAGTCTGCTACGGTGTTCAATTTACAACGATGGTCCCAACAGCTTCTGAGCTATTTGGTCTCAAGCATTTCGGTATGATTTTCAATTTCATGTCACTTGGGAATCCTTTAGGTGCTTATCTATTCTCCGGTCTTCTTGCCGGATTTCTCTATGATAACGAGGCAGCTAAGCAGCATTCTGCTACTTGCTTGGGTCCTAATTGCTTTAGAGTCACCTTCCTGATTCTCGCTGGAGTATGTGGTATCGGCACCATGCTTAGTATTGTTCTTACCATGAGAATAAAACCTGTTTACCAAATGCTTTATGCTGGAGGATCCTTTCGGTTACCTCAAAGTTCAAATCATTGA
- the LOC104113850 gene encoding uncharacterized protein: MDWYSWLSKTTLDQTLIYEYCLIFSRNELHKEDLTYFNHEFLQSMGITIAKHRLEILKLARKEGGTTSNGLSRLVLAINKTKKLISKNFSKLSFHRTSTHLALSELKPYRTQWTGALKMLESSKEQRQEKAIVTTRNTMKSGPLDRRMQDKMMVTSRNLSVSGPLDGKIQEKLMYPNRSPMKSGPLDRRYQNSAVYPSRSNKSGPLDAKGMSPRLNHYSQEMIQADDGVYSQWSLMFQDMKPT; the protein is encoded by the coding sequence ATGGATTGGTATTCTTGGTTATCCAAGACTACTCTTGATCAAACACTTATCTATGAGTATTGTCTTATTTTCAGCAGAAATGAACTTCACAAAGAGGATTTAACTTACTTCAACCATGAGTTCCTACAAAGCATGGGCATAACTATAGCCAAACACAGACTAGAGATTCTCAAATTGGCAAGAAAGGAAGGAGGAACCACATCAAATGGCCTCTCAAGACTTGTTTTGGCAATTAACAAAACCAAGAAGCTCATTTCCAAGAACTTCAGCAAGCTCAGTTTTCACCGAACGTCGACTCATCTCGCTCTATCCGAGCTCAAACCTTATCGAACACAGTGGACCGGAGCACTAAAGATGCTCGAGAGCTCGAAGGAACAAAGGCAAGAGAAAGCCATAGTTACAACCAGAAACACGATGAAGTCAGGACCACTAGACAGAAGAATGCAAGACAAAATGATGGTTACAAGTAGGAATCTGAGTGTCTCAGGTCCTTTGGATGGGAAAATTCAAGAAAAACTGATGTACCCTAATAGGAGTCCAATGAAGTCTGGGCCATTGGACAGAAGGTACCAAAATAGTGCTGTTTATCCAAGCAGAAGCAATAAATCTGGGCCATTGGATGCAAAGGGCATGAGCCCAAGGCTTAATCACTACAGTCAAGAAATGATACAAGCTGATGATGGCGTTTACTCACAATGGTCTTTAATGTTTCAAGATATGAAGCCCACTTGA